One part of the Parabacteroides distasonis ATCC 8503 genome encodes these proteins:
- a CDS encoding glycogen debranching enzyme N-terminal domain-containing protein, translating to MSYLKFDKTVMINLEESLTREVLRTNRLGAYHCTTVVDCNTRKYHGLLVMPVPAIDDDNHVLLSSFDETVIQHGAEFNLGLHKYAGDNFSPKGHKYIREYSSETVPRTLYRVGGVIFSKEKVFSMYENRIMIKYTLEDAHSATTLRFRPFLAFRSVKNLTQANGNVNQSYEEVTNGIKTCMYPGYPELYMQFNKKVKFVYEPYWYNGIEYPKEQERGYPYQEDLYVPGYFEVPIKKGETIIFSAGDSAVATTRLKALYENEVVARTPRTSFFNCLKNSAQQFYFRPKEDDAYLLAGYPWFKVRARDLFVALPGSTLSIDDPVRFEKIMHTAMPAMRAYMESGRFDAVIREIEHPDVFLWAIWAIQQYAKHEGVEKARELYGDFVKEVIDYIRDQKHPDMKLMENGLLFANGKDKAITWMNSTVNGKPVVTRSGYIVEFNALWYNALCFYTELMGGVPVEGIDPIIKSMDKSFPETFVNGYNYLFDSVNGSTVDWSVRPNMIFAVALPYSPLTRMQKRAVVDIVTKELLTPKGLRSLSPKSEGYRPYYVGPQYERDLAYHQGTAWPWLLGAYLEAYLRVFGKSGVAFAERMLISLEEEMSLHCIGTIPELFDGNPPFTGRGAVSFAMNVAAILRVVDLLKKYNAE from the coding sequence ATGAGTTATCTTAAATTTGACAAAACAGTAATGATAAACCTGGAAGAGTCGCTGACTCGTGAGGTGCTTCGAACCAACCGTTTGGGAGCCTATCACTGCACTACTGTTGTTGATTGTAATACCAGGAAATACCACGGACTACTCGTTATGCCTGTGCCTGCGATTGATGATGACAACCATGTGTTACTATCTTCTTTTGATGAGACGGTAATTCAACATGGTGCCGAATTTAATCTTGGGTTGCATAAATATGCAGGCGATAATTTCAGTCCCAAGGGACATAAGTACATCCGCGAGTATAGCTCAGAGACAGTACCTCGTACGCTTTACCGTGTAGGAGGTGTGATCTTCTCGAAAGAGAAAGTGTTTTCCATGTACGAGAATCGTATCATGATTAAGTATACGTTGGAAGATGCTCATTCCGCTACGACCTTACGTTTCCGTCCTTTCCTCGCTTTCCGTAGCGTGAAGAACTTAACGCAAGCCAATGGTAACGTGAACCAATCTTACGAGGAAGTCACAAACGGAATCAAGACATGTATGTATCCCGGTTATCCGGAACTGTATATGCAATTTAACAAGAAAGTTAAATTTGTGTATGAGCCGTATTGGTACAATGGCATCGAGTATCCGAAAGAACAAGAGAGGGGATATCCTTATCAGGAGGATTTGTATGTTCCCGGATATTTCGAGGTCCCTATCAAAAAAGGGGAGACTATTATTTTCAGCGCTGGCGATAGTGCAGTGGCAACTACCCGCTTGAAGGCACTGTATGAGAATGAGGTCGTAGCTCGTACACCTCGTACTAGCTTCTTCAATTGCTTGAAGAATTCCGCTCAGCAATTTTATTTTCGTCCCAAGGAAGACGACGCTTATCTATTAGCGGGCTATCCATGGTTTAAAGTACGTGCGAGAGATTTGTTCGTAGCTCTTCCGGGTAGTACGTTGTCTATCGATGATCCGGTTCGTTTTGAGAAGATCATGCATACGGCGATGCCGGCGATGCGGGCGTATATGGAGAGTGGGCGTTTCGATGCGGTGATTCGTGAGATCGAGCATCCGGATGTCTTTTTATGGGCGATCTGGGCGATCCAACAGTATGCTAAGCATGAAGGCGTTGAAAAGGCACGTGAGCTATATGGCGATTTCGTGAAAGAAGTTATCGATTATATACGGGACCAGAAACATCCCGATATGAAATTGATGGAGAATGGTTTACTTTTCGCTAATGGAAAAGATAAGGCGATTACTTGGATGAATTCTACCGTAAACGGAAAACCTGTTGTAACTCGTTCCGGTTATATAGTGGAATTTAACGCTCTTTGGTATAATGCTCTTTGTTTCTATACAGAATTGATGGGGGGAGTACCTGTCGAGGGTATTGATCCGATTATCAAGTCGATGGATAAATCGTTCCCGGAAACCTTTGTGAACGGGTATAATTATTTGTTCGATTCCGTGAATGGTTCTACGGTAGATTGGAGCGTACGGCCTAATATGATTTTCGCTGTGGCATTGCCTTATTCCCCATTGACGAGGATGCAGAAACGTGCCGTAGTGGATATCGTGACGAAAGAGTTGCTTACCCCGAAGGGCTTGCGTTCCTTGAGTCCGAAGAGCGAAGGATATCGCCCGTATTATGTGGGGCCGCAATATGAACGAGATTTGGCTTATCACCAAGGTACTGCTTGGCCGTGGTTGTTAGGCGCCTATTTGGAAGCTTATTTGCGTGTATTCGGAAAGAGTGGCGTTGCTTTTGCTGAACGTATGTTGATAAGCTTGGAGGAGGAGATGTCATTACACTGTATCGGGACGATCCCGGAATTGTTTGATGGTAACCCACCGTTTACCGGACGTGGAGCTGTCTCTTTTGCGATGAATGTTGCGGCTATCCTCCGTGTTGTGGATTTGTTGAAGAAGTATAACGCCGAATAA
- a CDS encoding glycosyltransferase, whose translation MKALMFGWEFPPHILGGLGTASFGLTRGMAMQPDMDITFCIPKPWGDEDQSFLKIVGVNQVPIVWKDVDREYVQQRVSKAGMNADQYYKYRDHIYADFSYRHVTDLGCLEFSGRYPDNLLEEINNYSIVAGVIARTEEYDIIHAHDWLTYPAGIHAKNVSGKPLVIHVHATDYDRSRGNVNPDVYAIEKNGMDNADHIITVSNLTRQTVIEKYHQDPAKVTTVHNAVEPLSPEILAIPDKKGVKDKVITFLGRITMQKGPEYFVEAAAKVLAKAPYARFVMAGSGDMMDQMIRLAAARNISDRFHFTGFMKGKQVYEVLKASDVYVMPSVSEPFGISPLEAMQCGVPSIISKQSGCAEILDYAIKVDYWDIEALADAMYSIITYPAMHEFLKVEGKKEVDNIKWEYAGQKVRRIYDNVIGNK comes from the coding sequence ATGAAAGCATTAATGTTTGGATGGGAATTTCCTCCTCATATCTTGGGCGGTTTAGGAACGGCCAGTTTCGGTTTGACACGAGGCATGGCAATGCAGCCCGATATGGATATTACTTTTTGTATACCGAAGCCCTGGGGCGATGAAGACCAGAGCTTTCTAAAGATAGTGGGTGTCAACCAAGTTCCGATTGTTTGGAAGGATGTTGACCGTGAATATGTGCAGCAACGGGTTTCCAAAGCGGGAATGAACGCTGACCAGTATTATAAGTACAGGGATCATATTTATGCGGATTTCAGTTATCGTCATGTGACTGATTTAGGGTGCCTTGAGTTTTCCGGACGTTATCCGGATAATCTTCTGGAAGAGATCAATAACTATTCGATCGTTGCGGGAGTAATCGCTCGTACGGAAGAGTATGATATCATCCATGCGCACGACTGGTTGACTTATCCGGCGGGTATTCACGCTAAAAATGTGAGTGGTAAGCCTTTGGTAATCCATGTTCATGCTACGGATTATGATCGTAGCCGTGGTAATGTGAATCCGGATGTCTATGCGATTGAGAAGAATGGTATGGACAATGCAGATCATATCATAACGGTGAGTAATTTGACTCGTCAGACGGTGATCGAGAAATATCATCAAGATCCCGCTAAGGTAACGACCGTACATAACGCCGTAGAGCCTTTAAGTCCTGAGATTTTAGCGATCCCAGATAAAAAGGGTGTAAAGGATAAGGTTATTACATTCTTAGGTCGTATCACGATGCAGAAAGGGCCGGAATATTTCGTTGAGGCTGCCGCAAAGGTTTTGGCTAAGGCTCCTTATGCACGTTTCGTGATGGCTGGTAGTGGTGATATGATGGATCAAATGATTCGTTTGGCCGCAGCACGTAATATTTCAGATCGTTTCCACTTTACCGGATTTATGAAGGGCAAGCAGGTCTATGAGGTGTTGAAAGCCAGTGACGTATATGTGATGCCTTCGGTTTCTGAGCCTTTTGGTATCTCTCCGTTGGAAGCCATGCAATGTGGTGTACCCTCTATCATTTCTAAACAATCCGGTTGCGCCGAGATCTTGGATTATGCGATTAAGGTGGATTATTGGGATATTGAGGCGTTAGCGGATGCCATGTATTCTATTATTACTTATCCTGCCATGCATGAGTTCTTGAAAGTGGAAGGTAAGAAAGAGGTGGATAATATCAAATGGGAATATGCCGGACAAAAGGTTCGTCGTATTTACGACAATGTGATAGGTAACAAATAA
- a CDS encoding glycoside hydrolase family 57 protein: MKTICFYFQIHQPFRLKRYRFFDIGNDHYYYDDFQNEEIIHRIAEQCYLPANRTILEMIKTSGGKFKVAFSISGVALEQMEIYTPEVIDSFKELAATGNVEFLSETYAHSLSSLGDPEEFKHQVKKQEDKIKTLFGVKPKVFRNTELIYSDDISAMVSEMGYKGMLTEGAKHILGWKSPNYMYSSCVAPKLSLLLKNDRFSEDLSNRFSDYSWNEYPLTADKYMSWIAATPDSEQIINLFMNYEVLGSLHPASTGIFEFFKALPRFAADKGISFSTPSEVFTLIKPVDSISVPYPISWVDEERDCSSWLGNVLQQEAFRKINEIGERVRLSQTRRIRQDWYYLQSSDHFYYMSTKHMGQGGFSPYDNPYDAFNNYMNVLSDFIVRVNAEFPENIENEELNSLLSTIKNQGEEIESLQKELDKLKKKAAKK, encoded by the coding sequence ATGAAAACGATCTGCTTTTATTTTCAAATACATCAGCCGTTCCGTTTAAAAAGATATCGCTTCTTCGATATAGGTAACGACCATTACTATTACGATGATTTCCAGAATGAGGAGATTATCCATCGTATAGCTGAACAATGTTACTTGCCGGCTAACCGGACTATTTTGGAGATGATTAAGACCAGTGGTGGTAAGTTTAAGGTAGCGTTCTCTATTTCCGGCGTAGCGTTGGAGCAGATGGAGATTTATACTCCGGAAGTGATCGATAGCTTTAAGGAATTGGCGGCTACGGGGAATGTGGAATTCTTGTCTGAGACTTATGCTCATTCTCTTTCTTCCTTGGGAGATCCGGAGGAGTTCAAGCATCAAGTAAAGAAACAAGAAGATAAGATCAAGACTTTATTCGGGGTTAAACCGAAAGTGTTCCGTAATACGGAGTTGATTTACTCGGATGATATTTCCGCTATGGTTTCTGAGATGGGCTATAAGGGGATGTTGACGGAGGGTGCTAAGCATATCTTAGGTTGGAAGAGTCCGAACTATATGTATTCTTCTTGCGTAGCTCCGAAGTTGAGTTTATTATTGAAGAATGACCGTTTCAGCGAGGATTTATCGAACCGTTTCAGTGATTATAGTTGGAATGAGTATCCTTTGACAGCCGATAAGTATATGTCATGGATCGCTGCTACTCCGGATTCAGAGCAAATCATTAATTTGTTTATGAATTATGAGGTGCTGGGATCTTTGCATCCAGCTTCAACCGGTATTTTTGAGTTCTTCAAGGCTTTGCCTCGTTTTGCTGCGGATAAGGGGATTAGCTTCTCTACTCCATCGGAAGTATTTACATTGATCAAGCCGGTAGACTCTATCTCCGTTCCTTATCCGATCTCTTGGGTAGATGAGGAGAGAGATTGTAGTTCTTGGTTAGGAAATGTATTGCAGCAGGAAGCGTTCCGTAAGATTAATGAGATCGGTGAACGTGTTCGTTTGTCTCAGACTCGTCGTATCCGTCAGGACTGGTACTATCTGCAGAGCAGTGACCATTTCTATTATATGAGTACAAAGCATATGGGACAAGGTGGCTTTAGCCCTTACGATAATCCGTATGATGCATTTAATAACTATATGAATGTTCTTTCCGATTTCATTGTTCGTGTAAATGCGGAATTCCCGGAGAATATAGAGAATGAGGAATTGAATTCATTGCTTTCTACGATTAAGAATCAAGGAGAGGAAATCGAGAGTCTACAGAAAGAATTAGATAAATTAAAAAAGAAGGCGGCGAAGAAATAA
- a CDS encoding DUF4270 domain-containing protein codes for MKIKLLILGLGLGASILAGCNDDFSSIGTSIQPGDDTIAVYMDTFQIQATTVQLDSIYARSTSAQLGELYDPLYGNLVSDYMCQFYCPSDFQFKHTPYEGKIDSVEFNIYYNGSNKNGVWVGDSLAPMRAEIFKITSPLQKNFYTNIDPKQYCNMQESMGAQAYTAYNTSISDSLRNSDGYSPHVSIKMPTEFGQKFYDETINNPGTFKNQETFNEFFPGLYVTTTFGSGNILSVASSVLKIYYNYAVKSTAGKDSLITTWEAFSVTKEVIQLSRFKNTDMSQLLQPNDSYAFFKTPAGVCTRIVLPTQEITPIMEKRIVNNLPLELKAMPQEDWQYALAPPPYLLILPEDSVKSFFEGSQIDNNVTSFLSKAYDATTRTYSFPNLANLLKYQMENNPDKDLSLLLIPVQRTTTTGNSYGQSTVVTTAITNYLAPSGVKIRKDEEVMKIGITSCKYVR; via the coding sequence ATGAAAATCAAGCTTTTAATACTTGGACTTGGCCTTGGTGCTAGCATTTTGGCCGGGTGTAATGATGATTTTAGTTCGATAGGAACAAGTATTCAGCCAGGCGACGATACAATTGCGGTATATATGGACACGTTCCAGATACAAGCCACTACGGTGCAATTAGATTCTATTTACGCAAGGTCTACTAGCGCCCAGTTGGGTGAACTCTACGATCCGCTGTATGGTAACCTTGTATCGGATTATATGTGCCAATTCTATTGTCCGAGTGATTTTCAATTTAAGCATACACCTTATGAGGGAAAAATTGATTCGGTGGAATTCAATATATATTATAATGGTTCCAATAAAAACGGTGTATGGGTAGGAGACTCCTTGGCGCCTATGCGTGCGGAGATCTTTAAAATTACAAGTCCGTTACAAAAGAATTTTTATACAAATATTGACCCTAAGCAATATTGCAATATGCAAGAGTCAATGGGTGCTCAAGCTTATACAGCTTATAACACAAGTATATCCGACTCCCTTAGAAACTCTGATGGTTACAGCCCTCATGTAAGCATTAAAATGCCTACTGAGTTCGGACAAAAATTTTATGATGAAACGATTAATAATCCGGGTACATTCAAGAATCAAGAAACTTTCAATGAGTTTTTCCCGGGGCTTTATGTAACAACTACCTTCGGTAGTGGTAATATATTGTCCGTGGCTAGCTCTGTCCTTAAGATATATTATAATTATGCGGTTAAAAGCACAGCAGGAAAAGACTCTTTAATAACCACGTGGGAAGCTTTCTCCGTCACTAAAGAGGTCATTCAGCTAAGTCGTTTCAAAAATACGGATATGAGTCAATTGCTACAACCGAACGACAGCTATGCATTTTTTAAGACTCCTGCCGGCGTTTGTACACGCATCGTTCTTCCGACACAGGAAATTACTCCGATCATGGAAAAACGTATCGTGAATAATTTACCACTAGAGTTAAAAGCGATGCCGCAAGAAGATTGGCAATATGCGCTGGCTCCTCCTCCTTATTTATTGATCTTGCCGGAGGATTCTGTAAAGAGTTTCTTTGAGGGTAGTCAAATTGACAATAATGTAACCTCGTTTCTATCCAAGGCTTACGATGCGACTACTCGTACGTACTCATTCCCGAATCTTGCCAATTTATTAAAATATCAGATGGAGAATAATCCGGACAAAGATTTGAGTTTACTTCTTATCCCTGTTCAACGGACAACGACCACAGGTAACAGTTACGGTCAAAGTACAGTTGTTACAACAGCCATCACGAATTATCTAGCTCCCTCAGGTGTAAAGATACGAAAGGATGAAGAGGTGATGAAAATTGGTATTACATCATGTAAATATGTCAGATAG
- a CDS encoding glycogen/starch synthase, which produces MDAKKILFIAQEITPYLPESEIATICRNLPQGIQERGREIRTFMPKFGNINERRNQLHEVIRLSGMNLIIDDTDHPLIIKVASIQSARMQVYFIDNEDFFQRKSTVSDENGNEYEDNDDRSIFYVRGVLETVKKLRWIPDVIHCHGWMSALTALYIKRMYADDPCLRNAKIVYSIYNDDFKNPLNKDFATKLKADGAKEADLKLIKADTSFVGLTKLAIDFADGVIQGSETINQEVLDYISAKKDTPFLPYQSPETYMDEFNKFYDVVLDSNTK; this is translated from the coding sequence ATGGATGCAAAAAAAATCTTGTTTATAGCCCAAGAAATCACTCCCTACCTTCCCGAATCCGAGATTGCGACAATATGTAGAAATTTGCCGCAAGGAATTCAGGAGCGTGGTCGCGAAATCAGGACATTCATGCCAAAATTCGGAAATATCAACGAGCGCCGCAATCAGTTGCACGAGGTTATCCGTCTGTCTGGTATGAATCTTATTATTGACGACACGGACCATCCTCTGATCATTAAGGTAGCATCCATTCAATCGGCCCGGATGCAGGTTTACTTTATTGACAACGAGGATTTCTTCCAACGGAAATCCACGGTCAGCGATGAGAATGGAAATGAGTATGAAGATAATGACGATCGTTCGATCTTCTATGTACGCGGAGTATTGGAAACCGTAAAAAAATTGCGTTGGATTCCTGATGTAATCCATTGCCATGGCTGGATGTCAGCGTTAACAGCTCTTTACATCAAGAGAATGTATGCCGATGACCCGTGCCTGCGTAATGCGAAAATCGTTTATTCGATCTACAACGATGACTTCAAGAACCCGCTAAACAAAGATTTCGCGACAAAACTGAAGGCGGACGGAGCCAAAGAAGCTGACTTGAAGTTAATCAAGGCAGATACAAGTTTTGTGGGCCTAACCAAATTAGCGATTGATTTCGCTGATGGTGTAATCCAAGGTAGCGAGACGATCAATCAAGAAGTCCTTGATTATATCTCTGCCAAGAAAGATACTCCTTTCCTTCCCTATCAGTCACCGGAAACTTATATGGACGAGTTCAATAAGTTCTACGACGTGGTATTGGATTCTAACACGAAATAA
- the panC gene encoding pantoate--beta-alanine ligase encodes MKIVNSIKDLKAYLAEAKQDNKKIGFVPTMGALHNGHLSLVQHCVKNNDVCVVSVFVNPTQFNDKHDLETYPRTLEADCVLLESAGCDYVFAPSVEEMYPEPDTRTFDLGTVSEVMEGAKRPGHFNGVAQVVSKLFYIVEPDNAYFGEKDFQQIAVIRAMVKQLNIPVTINACPIVREGDGLALSSRNTRLTPEQRQKAPLIARTLKESTTFVPGKSVQEVIDYVVNTINSDPVMEVEYYEIVDGNTLESIKNWSDTDYPVGCITVYCGEVRLIDNIKY; translated from the coding sequence ATGAAAATAGTAAATAGTATTAAAGATTTGAAGGCTTATCTTGCTGAGGCAAAGCAGGATAATAAGAAAATTGGCTTTGTTCCTACCATGGGAGCACTGCATAATGGACATCTTAGCTTAGTACAACATTGCGTGAAAAACAATGATGTATGTGTAGTCAGTGTTTTTGTAAATCCAACCCAATTTAATGACAAACACGACTTGGAAACGTATCCCCGTACGTTGGAGGCTGATTGTGTGTTATTAGAATCTGCCGGCTGTGACTATGTATTCGCTCCCTCTGTAGAAGAGATGTATCCGGAGCCAGATACCCGTACATTTGATTTGGGAACGGTATCTGAGGTAATGGAAGGCGCTAAGCGTCCGGGGCATTTTAACGGTGTAGCGCAGGTAGTAAGTAAGTTGTTCTATATCGTAGAGCCGGATAACGCTTATTTCGGGGAAAAGGATTTCCAGCAGATCGCTGTGATCCGGGCGATGGTGAAACAATTGAATATCCCTGTAACGATCAATGCTTGTCCGATCGTTCGTGAGGGCGATGGCTTGGCCTTGAGTAGCCGGAATACCCGTTTGACACCGGAACAACGTCAAAAAGCTCCGTTAATTGCTCGTACGTTAAAAGAAAGTACTACCTTTGTGCCCGGAAAAAGCGTACAAGAAGTGATTGACTATGTTGTCAATACGATTAATAGCGATCCAGTCATGGAAGTTGAGTACTACGAGATCGTAGATGGCAATACGTTAGAGTCTATCAAGAACTGGTCGGATACCGATTATCCGGTAGGTTGCATCACGGTATATTGCGGAGAGGTACGTTTGATCGACAATATCAAATACTAA
- the panD gene encoding aspartate 1-decarboxylase, whose amino-acid sequence MFIEVVKSKIHRVTVTEANLNYIGSITIDEDLLDAANLIANEKVSIVNNNNGERFETYIIKGERGSGVVCLNGAAARKAQPGDIIIVMSYAMMDFEEAKTFKPSVVFPDTATNKLI is encoded by the coding sequence ATGTTTATAGAGGTAGTAAAGTCAAAAATTCACCGGGTAACGGTAACGGAAGCTAACTTAAACTATATCGGTAGCATCACTATCGACGAGGATTTGTTGGACGCCGCTAATTTGATCGCGAACGAGAAGGTCTCGATCGTGAATAATAATAACGGAGAACGTTTTGAGACGTATATTATCAAGGGCGAACGTGGCTCGGGAGTGGTTTGCTTGAACGGAGCGGCTGCCCGTAAGGCTCAACCCGGAGATATTATTATCGTTATGTCGTATGCCATGATGGATTTCGAGGAGGCGAAAACATTCAAGCCTTCCGTGGTATTTCCCGATACGGCGACAAATAAGTTGATATAG
- a CDS encoding MATE family efflux transporter, producing the protein MYTNRNIWNVSYPIFLSLLAQNVINVTDTAFLGRVGEVELGASAMGGLYYICAFTIAFGFSTGSQIVIGRRNGEGRYDQIGPVMIQGVFFLLSLAAILFLFSRFFAGDVMRVLISSDAILNATEEFLDWRVFGFFFSFVNVMFRALFIGITRTKVLTLNAVLMAMTNVLLDYLLIFGHAGFPKMGIQGAAIASVIAEAVSILFFVVYTRLTVDIRKYALNQIRSFDFGLLKRVLDISVFTMLQYFLSIATWFMFFIAVEHLGQRELAVANIVRSIYVVMLIPVNSLATTTNTFVSNSIGAGAINQVIPTIWKICKLSLGIMVVFAAIVSLMPGWVVSVYTNDASLVAASVPSVYVIVGSLLIGSVANVAFNGVSGTGNTRSALFMEAAVLILYVLFVYVAGMRLRLPVAVCFLTEAIYYSGLLVASVIYLKKASWQNKRI; encoded by the coding sequence ATGTACACGAACAGGAATATATGGAATGTTAGCTACCCGATCTTTTTGAGCTTGTTGGCGCAAAACGTGATAAACGTGACTGATACGGCTTTTCTAGGTAGGGTTGGTGAAGTCGAGTTGGGGGCTTCCGCTATGGGAGGACTTTATTATATCTGCGCTTTTACGATCGCCTTCGGTTTTAGTACGGGATCTCAAATCGTGATTGGCCGTAGAAACGGAGAGGGACGTTATGACCAGATAGGGCCTGTCATGATACAAGGCGTTTTCTTCCTATTGTCGCTGGCTGCTATATTGTTCTTGTTTTCTCGTTTTTTCGCGGGAGACGTGATGCGTGTATTGATTTCTTCGGACGCTATCTTGAATGCCACGGAGGAATTTTTGGATTGGCGTGTGTTTGGCTTCTTCTTCTCTTTCGTGAACGTGATGTTCCGGGCTCTTTTTATTGGTATTACCCGTACAAAGGTGTTGACATTGAACGCTGTCTTGATGGCAATGACGAATGTCTTACTGGATTATCTTTTGATTTTCGGACATGCCGGATTCCCAAAGATGGGTATTCAAGGGGCGGCTATCGCTTCCGTCATAGCCGAGGCGGTATCGATTCTCTTTTTCGTGGTTTACACGAGACTTACCGTAGATATACGTAAATATGCGCTTAACCAGATTCGTTCTTTCGATTTTGGCTTGTTGAAACGGGTGCTGGATATTTCCGTGTTCACGATGCTGCAATATTTCTTGTCTATCGCTACTTGGTTTATGTTCTTTATCGCTGTGGAGCATTTGGGGCAACGGGAGTTGGCGGTGGCGAATATCGTACGTAGTATTTACGTCGTGATGTTGATTCCCGTTAATTCCTTGGCGACCACGACAAACACGTTCGTGAGTAATAGTATCGGGGCGGGAGCGATCAATCAAGTTATACCGACTATCTGGAAGATCTGTAAGTTATCGTTGGGCATTATGGTCGTGTTTGCCGCTATTGTCAGTTTGATGCCGGGATGGGTCGTGTCTGTTTATACGAATGACGCTTCATTAGTGGCGGCCTCGGTTCCATCCGTCTACGTGATTGTCGGTTCTTTATTGATCGGATCGGTAGCTAATGTGGCGTTCAACGGGGTGTCGGGTACGGGAAATACACGTTCTGCGCTTTTTATGGAAGCGGCGGTATTGATTCTGTATGTGCTTTTTGTATATGTCGCGGGGATGCGTTTACGTTTGCCGGTAGCCGTATGCTTCTTGACAGAGGCTATTTACTATAGTGGATTGCTCGTCGCTAGCGTAATCTATTTAAAGAAAGCCTCTTGGCAAAATAAAAGAATATAA
- a CDS encoding Fur family transcriptional regulator, with product MSTKQCEDMLVGKGVRPTAARILVLQKLSERTSPASLFELEAELETLDKSTISRSLALLLEHHAIHSFEDGSGSIKYEICQSRSETCPVGDRHIHFFCEVCRKTSCLNNIKIPVAQLPEGYIMDTINYTVKGVCPLCNKRRS from the coding sequence ATGTCCACGAAGCAATGTGAAGATATGTTGGTAGGAAAAGGAGTACGGCCTACTGCCGCACGGATCCTTGTCTTGCAAAAATTATCAGAACGAACCAGCCCGGCTTCCCTGTTCGAATTGGAGGCGGAGTTGGAGACGTTGGATAAATCGACCATTTCCCGTTCATTGGCCTTGTTATTGGAACATCATGCGATCCATTCTTTCGAAGATGGTAGTGGCTCTATAAAATATGAGATATGCCAGAGCCGTTCGGAGACATGCCCAGTGGGTGATAGGCATATTCATTTTTTCTGCGAGGTATGCCGTAAAACCTCTTGTTTGAATAATATCAAGATCCCGGTCGCTCAATTGCCGGAAGGATATATAATGGATACCATTAATTATACGGTAAAGGGTGTTTGCCCATTGTGTAATAAGCGACGTTCCTAG